CGTATTCCGCATTTCCTGTGATAATCCGGGAAACTGCAAACACCCCATAAAGGAATCCTGCCGAAGTGCCGATCGCAATCAGGGAGTCCATATTCGGGTTTCCCTTGAACAACGTTTTAAAGCCAACTGTAAAAAATTTATAGCCTGCGACGATCACAGGCAGGATAAGAATCAGCTGAACCAGCGCGAAATTCAAAGGATTCATCATCGGATCAATGATCTTCGGCAAATGAAAGCCAATCGCGCTGCCAAACATATGCCCCATCGTGACGATCAGCAGCGGAACAGTAAAGATTGCGGACAGGACAAACTTCTGCCAGAGAACCATTCTTTCTCTTTCTTTTCTCACCTTATCTTCATCAATCTTTGTGTCTTCTTCCAAAGCCCTGTATCCGGCTTTTTCAACCGCCTTTTTGAAATCTGAAACGCGTAGTGTGGAAGGATCATAACGGATGCTTAGTCTCTCTGTAGCCAGGTTGACACTGGCCTCTTCAACTCCGTGCAGTTTCCGTACTGCCCTTTCAACAGCCTTTGCACAGGCTGCGCAGGTCATGCCTTCTATTTTCAGCGATTTTTTCGCCATCGTGTTCCCTCCTTTCAGCTTGGCTTTCTTTCATTCGCTCCAAATAATTTTGTTAAACACAGTCTATTTATTTGTTACCTTAGCTAATATCGGATAATCTTGTCAATTTTTCCCCCTGCCATTGCCTTGTTTTTAATTGTATCAGATTTCAATTGACGGTTCAAAAACAAACCCACTTTCCCCTGCGATGATTCATGTTCGCAGGAGAAAGTGGGTTTCATTAATTAGCAGCACTCGAAGAGGATTTGCTATTCTACAACATTTCCAAAAAGGCATCGACTCTGAGTTTGATTTGCTGGCGGTCAGCATCACTGTAGTCTGTTTCAATCTGCAGAAGCGGGATATTATGATTTTTTTTCAGATGTTCCTTGATCGAGTAAGACTCAATATTGTACGTATGACAGGCTTGCAATGTGATATCCACAACCCCGTCCACGTTGTATTCCTGAACCAGTCTGCTCAGCAGTTTAAAGCGGCCGGTATTCGGGGAACTGCAGGAGCACGGGATCTTGCTGTATTTTTCAGCCAGGGCTTCAAACGGATCCATTTCCTCGGAAACAAGATCAACCAGACCTTTAATGCCGCTGCAGGATTCCTGCAGCACAATTGCTCCGCCTGCTTCTTCAATAACCTGCATGACTTTTTCCTGTCCGGTACCCGTCGGACAGCCTGTGATGAGTATCCGTTTGCTGGAAGGCTGGGAAGCACCTTCACCTTTTGCTGTCATTTCTTTAAGTTCAGCAATCAGTTCCTTGACCTTGGCGGTGTATTCATCGCGTTTGAACTGGAAGCTTCTTCCCCACAGCACTTTCAGCAGGTCTGTACCTGAAATCGGAGTCGGATGCAATTTATTGAGACTAACCAGTTCCATTAAAAGCTTTCTTTCCTCGTTGTAGGTCCTGATGACCTCAGCGAGCTTCTCGTTGCTGATCTTGACATCTAAATTCTTTTCAAAATAATCCTTGGCTCGGTAAATTTGTTTGACCCAATGGGCCTGTCTGTCTTCCAGATTGGAGCTGTTCGGAATATCCAGCACGATCATCGGCTTATGCTCCGCCAGCAGCTCGTACATCTTTTTCTTGCCGTCACAGGTCGTTTCGGCCAGGACAATGTCTGCAAAATGAAAAAAGGGACATTTACCGCTTACAGCAAAGCCATAACTGGATTTGACCAGCGGACAGAGATTACGCGGCAGTACTTTTTCCGCCTCGGCTATTGGTTCCTGTTTGGTCGCACAAAGCCCTACGGGCACTGCCCCTGCAGCCTCGATGAGTTCTATCGGGGAAAACACACAATAATACCCTACTACATTTCTGCCTTGTTCCTTGGCCTCCTTGGCCATGACCATCCCGCTAGGGATCAGCTGGTCGAAGTAAGCCATTGTTTGAGCTCTCATTTTTCTTGTTCCTCCTCTTTTATAATTCATACCCCAGGATTGCAGCTCCCAGAGCCCCTACAGCCTGAGGACACGGCGGCACAGCCAGCCTGCATCCTATTTCCTGACTAAGCAGGTCTTTAAGCACCTGGTTCTGAGCTACCCCGCCGCAAAAAGCAACGGTATCCTGAAAATGGATCTTCCCAGCCATCACGCTGATGCGTTTCGCGATGGACTTTAACAAACCGGCGACAATACTTTCGACAGTAATGCCCTGCGCCAGCAAGCCGATGATTTCTGATTCGGCAAATACTGCGCACATACTGTTGATGTCAGCCGGGTCGGCATCTTCGGCGAGGGCGGATAACTGCGAAACCTCCAGGCCCAGTGTTTGGGCGGTTACTTGCAGGAACCTTCCAGTTCCGGCCGCGCATTTGTCGTTCAGCACAAAGTCTTCAACTTTGCCCTTTTCGCCAAAACCGATCACCTTGCTGTCCTGACCGCCAATATCAATCAACCCGCAGGCTTCCGGCAGCAGATAATGTACACCGCGGGCATGGCAGGTAATTTCACTGAACGTTTTATCAAACATTCCCTGTTGAATACGGCCATAGCCTGTACCGACAAGCAAACTAATATCATCACGGGTCAGTCCCTGCGGCTTCAGCAGGCGCTCCAGAACCTCCTGCCCTGCCTGGGAAGGGCTCCAGCCAGTCGGAATAATTTTTGAATCAACCTGTTCTCCATTAAAAAGAACTGCTTTGGTTGATACGGATCCGATGTCGATACCCACTGTCCATTTCATCTCGGGCCTCCAGCATACCTTTTCAATAATTGATTAAGCATTAATTCCCTCTGCTTCAAGCTTTCAAATTACTTTATTATAGCAAGCGTCAGATCTTTCTTGAAATACTTTTTATCTTCAAATAGGATTGCTATCTATCGATAATAACGATAATATAAAATCATTAACGTTAACGGACTAACGGATAAAGCAAAGACTAACAGCCTATCCTATCTGAGGGAGTGAATATCATGTTGTTGCATCAATTGGAGATTTTTACACAAGTAGCGGAAAAAAACAGCTTTTCTAAGGCTGCCCAAAGTCTTTTTTTAAGCCAGTCGACGGTCAGTACGCATATAAGCAATCTGGAGCACTACTTTGGTCAAAAACTGTTTGACCGGCTTGGAAAGGAAATTGTCTTAACACCTTTTGGGGAGAAATTATATCCATGGGCGAGGGAAATACTCAATGTAAAAGACAGGGCACTATGGGAAATGAAAGGCTGGACTGCAAAAATTGACGGTCATCTGCATATTGCTGCCAGCAGCGTTCCGGCTAAATATGCAATTCCGACTTTATTGGCCAAATTCTTAGGGGAGTATAAAGGAATTCAATTTGTCCTTAACCAGAGCGGTTCGGAAATTGTTGCAGCCAAGCTGTTGAACGGGGATGCCGAAATTGGTGTGCTGGGTAAACAATACCACGAGGATCAGTTGACTTTTATTCCTTTTCTGCAAGAAAAGCTGGTCTTAATCACACCCAGCAGCATTCATTTAAACAATCATATTTCCATTACTGAACTGGTGGATTACCCTTTTGTTTTTCGTAAGTCAGATTCGGGCACCCAGGCAAATGTCGTTCAAATGCTGCATACATCAGGTATTACGCTTTCCGACTTGCAGGTTGTCGGCTACTGCGACAACCTCGAAGCTCTTAAAGAGAGTGTCAGGGAAGGGATTGGCATCTCAATCATTTCAGGCATAGCCGCTCTGGATTATGTCAAAAGCAGACAGATCAATGCCTATGAACTTGCCGAACTGCCCGAAAAAAGAATGTTCTATTTTGCCCACCATAAAAAAAGAACCCTGTCTCCCTGGGCAGAAACTTTTATTCACTTCTGCCTGGAATCAGCCGGTCTTGTTTCGAATCAATATGCATCTTTGCCTGACTAACTTGACATTTTAGACTGCATAAAAATTTATGACCCTAGAAACCATCTATCACTTCTAAAAAATATAAACGGGATGTAATCTAACCCATCCAAGCGTAACATGGATGTAAAGCACGTCTATTAGCGCCAGGAGGGCGCTAATAGACGAAGAGCGGTTAGATTACGTCCCGTATATATACATAATACTTTATGGCTCACTCAGATTTTATCGAGTGCCTGCTTCAGATCGGCAATAATGTCTTCGGCATCCTCAATACCGATGGACAGTCTGATCATATCCGGCGTCACGCCGGAAGCAAGCTGTTCTTGCTCAGATAGCTGGGCATGAGTCGTGCTGGCCGGATGAATGACAAGAGATTTAGCATCGGCGACATTCGCGAGCAAAGAGAACAGCTCCAGGTTATTGATAAACCTTTTGCCTTCTTTGATGCCGCCCTTAATCCCAAAAGTAAAAATCGAACCGCTTCCTTTCGGAAAGTATTTTTTGGCTAGCGCATGGTATTTGTTTTCTTCAAGTTCCGGGTAATTGACCCAGGAGACACGCGGATGACCCTGGAGGAAATCAACGACTTTCCTGGTGTTCTCCACATGCTGTCTGACCCGGAGAGACAGAGTCTCAAGTCCCTGAAGCAAAAGGAACGAATTAAACGGGCTGATCGTTGCTCCCGTGTCCCGGATCAGCTGCAGCCGGATTTTGGAAATATAGGCCAACGGTCCAAGTGCTTCAAAGTATTTTAGACCATGATAGCTCGGATCAGGTTCGGTCATCCCCGGAAATTCGCCGCTTGCCGACCAGTCAAATTTTCCGGAATCAATGATCAGTCCTCCGATTGTCGTGCCATGTCCGCCGATAAACTTCGTTGCGGAATGCACAACAATATCCGCGCCGAATTCAATCGGCTTGAGAAGGTAAGGTGATGCAAATGTGCTATCAATAATCAGCGGGATACCATTTTCATGCGCGATTTGGGCCACAGCCTCAATATCGATAATGTTGATGCCCGGATTACCAAGGGCTTCTATATAGATAGCTTTTGTTTTTTTCGTGATGGCAGCCCGGAAGTTTTCCGGCTCATCGGGATTCACAAACGTGGTTTTTAAACCAAGTCTGGCCAACGTCGTCGAAAACAAATTATACGTTCCGCCATACAACGTATTCGCAGATACAATCTCATCGCCAGCACCGGCAATATTTAAGATGGCATACGTGACAGCGGCCGATCCGGATGCTGTTGCAATCGCGGCAGCTCCGCCCTCCAACGCTGCAATCCTCTTTTCCAGGACATCCGTCGTCGGATTCATCATCCGGGTATAGATATTGCCGGATTCCTCCAGGCTGAATAATTTAGCCGCATGATCCGTATCCTTAAATTCATACGAAGTCGTCTGATAAATTGGTACTGCTCTGGAACCTGTTGTCGGATCAGGCACCTGACCGGCATGTACTTGCAAAGTATCAAATTTCCAGTTATTTTTGCTCATATTGTTTCCCCTCTTAAATATTTTTAAATGTTCATATGTTCATATGTTTCTGGGTTCGCAATTATATTTATTTATCCTGAAACATTTCAGTACTTATATACCTTTCACCGGTATCCGGAAGAATGACCACAATCATTTTTCCTTCATTTTCTGGACGTTTGGCAACTTCCAGGGCGGCAAAAGCGGCTGCACCGGCGGAAATCCCGACCAGCATTCCCTCTTTTTTCACCAGTTCTCTTCCCGTCTGATACGCTTCCTGATCCGTCACCTGGAATATTTCATCAATGAGGTCAATGTTTAAAACTCCGGGAACAAACCCTGCTCCGATTCCCTGAAGGTTGTGGGAACCCGGCCTGCCCCCTGAGAGGACCGGAGAGCCTTGAGGTTCCACTGCGATCACCTTTAGTTCAGGTTTACGCACCTTCAGAACTTCTCCTATACCTGTAAGCGTGCCTCCTGTTCCAACTCCGGCAACCAGAATGTCTATTTCGCCATCTGTATCGGCCCAGATTTCCTCAGCCGTCGTCTCCCGATGGATTTGAGGGTTGGCCTGATTTTCAAACTGCTGGGGAATAAAGGATCCTGGGATTTCCCGGGCCAACTCCGCTGCTTTTTTAATTGAACCTGTCATCCCTTCCGAACCTGGCGTCAGGATGACTTCAGCACCGTAAGCCTGAAGCAGCTTCCGCCTCTCTACACTCATTGTTTCCGGCATGGTCAGGATCAGCCGGTACCCTTTGGCCGCTGCAACAAAAGCCAGGCCAATGCCGGTATTACCGCTGGTCGGTTCAATGATCACCGAATCCTTTGTCATGAGGCCTTTTTTCTCGGCATCCAGAATCATATTCAAAGCGATCCTGTCCTTGATGCTACCACCAGGATTGAACGATTCAATCTTCGCAATTACCTCCGCATTGATTCCGGCAGAGATATGATGAAGTCTTACCAGCGGTGTACCGCCAATAAGCTCCGTCAAACCGTCATATATTTTTCCCATTTTATGCACCATCCTTACCCAGCTGACAATATTTCATATGTCTGCGAACACTTTCGGTATGCTTCTCTACCACCCTCGAGATGATCCGCCGCCCCCGGAAGAACCGCCTCCGAACCCGCCACCACCAAAACCACCGCCGGAAGATCCGCCTCCAAATCCGCCTCCGAATCCCCCCCCGAAAGGACCACGGAAATTGCCGCTCCGCTTGCCTTTGTTACGGCTGTTAAAGTAAATAATGATAACGAGCACAACAATGATGATGATCCAGTCATAATCAAATCCTGATGA
This genomic stretch from Dehalobacter restrictus DSM 9455 harbors:
- a CDS encoding double-cubane-cluster-containing anaerobic reductase, with the translated sequence MRAQTMAYFDQLIPSGMVMAKEAKEQGRNVVGYYCVFSPIELIEAAGAVPVGLCATKQEPIAEAEKVLPRNLCPLVKSSYGFAVSGKCPFFHFADIVLAETTCDGKKKMYELLAEHKPMIVLDIPNSSNLEDRQAHWVKQIYRAKDYFEKNLDVKISNEKLAEVIRTYNEERKLLMELVSLNKLHPTPISGTDLLKVLWGRSFQFKRDEYTAKVKELIAELKEMTAKGEGASQPSSKRILITGCPTGTGQEKVMQVIEEAGGAIVLQESCSGIKGLVDLVSEEMDPFEALAEKYSKIPCSCSSPNTGRFKLLSRLVQEYNVDGVVDITLQACHTYNIESYSIKEHLKKNHNIPLLQIETDYSDADRQQIKLRVDAFLEML
- a CDS encoding acyl-CoA dehydratase activase, encoding MKWTVGIDIGSVSTKAVLFNGEQVDSKIIPTGWSPSQAGQEVLERLLKPQGLTRDDISLLVGTGYGRIQQGMFDKTFSEITCHARGVHYLLPEACGLIDIGGQDSKVIGFGEKGKVEDFVLNDKCAAGTGRFLQVTAQTLGLEVSQLSALAEDADPADINSMCAVFAESEIIGLLAQGITVESIVAGLLKSIAKRISVMAGKIHFQDTVAFCGGVAQNQVLKDLLSQEIGCRLAVPPCPQAVGALGAAILGYEL
- a CDS encoding selenium metabolism-associated LysR family transcriptional regulator — protein: MLLHQLEIFTQVAEKNSFSKAAQSLFLSQSTVSTHISNLEHYFGQKLFDRLGKEIVLTPFGEKLYPWAREILNVKDRALWEMKGWTAKIDGHLHIAASSVPAKYAIPTLLAKFLGEYKGIQFVLNQSGSEIVAAKLLNGDAEIGVLGKQYHEDQLTFIPFLQEKLVLITPSSIHLNNHISITELVDYPFVFRKSDSGTQANVVQMLHTSGITLSDLQVVGYCDNLEALKESVREGIGISIISGIAALDYVKSRQINAYELAELPEKRMFYFAHHKKRTLSPWAETFIHFCLESAGLVSNQYASLPD
- a CDS encoding homocysteine synthase translates to MSKNNWKFDTLQVHAGQVPDPTTGSRAVPIYQTTSYEFKDTDHAAKLFSLEESGNIYTRMMNPTTDVLEKRIAALEGGAAAIATASGSAAVTYAILNIAGAGDEIVSANTLYGGTYNLFSTTLARLGLKTTFVNPDEPENFRAAITKKTKAIYIEALGNPGINIIDIEAVAQIAHENGIPLIIDSTFASPYLLKPIEFGADIVVHSATKFIGGHGTTIGGLIIDSGKFDWSASGEFPGMTEPDPSYHGLKYFEALGPLAYISKIRLQLIRDTGATISPFNSFLLLQGLETLSLRVRQHVENTRKVVDFLQGHPRVSWVNYPELEENKYHALAKKYFPKGSGSIFTFGIKGGIKEGKRFINNLELFSLLANVADAKSLVIHPASTTHAQLSEQEQLASGVTPDMIRLSIGIEDAEDIIADLKQALDKI
- the cysK gene encoding cysteine synthase A — translated: MGKIYDGLTELIGGTPLVRLHHISAGINAEVIAKIESFNPGGSIKDRIALNMILDAEKKGLMTKDSVIIEPTSGNTGIGLAFVAAAKGYRLILTMPETMSVERRKLLQAYGAEVILTPGSEGMTGSIKKAAELAREIPGSFIPQQFENQANPQIHRETTAEEIWADTDGEIDILVAGVGTGGTLTGIGEVLKVRKPELKVIAVEPQGSPVLSGGRPGSHNLQGIGAGFVPGVLNIDLIDEIFQVTDQEAYQTGRELVKKEGMLVGISAGAAAFAALEVAKRPENEGKMIVVILPDTGERYISTEMFQDK